A single Strix aluco isolate bStrAlu1 chromosome 20, bStrAlu1.hap1, whole genome shotgun sequence DNA region contains:
- the ATP6V1G1 gene encoding V-type proton ATPase subunit G 1: protein MASQSQGIQQLLQAEKRAAEKVAEARKRKNRRLKQAKEEAQAEIEQYRLQREKEFKAKEAAALGSHGSCTTEVEKETQEKMSVIQQNFQKNREVVLSQLLSLVCDIKPEIHVNYRING from the exons ATGGCCAGCCAGTCGCAGGgcatccagcagctgctgcaggccGAGAAACGCGCCGCCGAGAAGGTGGCCGAGGCCCGCAAGC GAAAGAATCGGAGGCTGAAGCAGGCAAAAGAAGAGGCCCAGGCAGAGATTGAGCAGTACCGCCTGCAGAGGGAGAAGGAGTTCAAAGCCAAGGAAGCAGCG GCGCTTGGATCTCACGGCAGCTGCACCACTGAAGTTGAGAAAGAGACCCAGGAAAAGATGAGCGTAATCCAGCAGAACTTCCAGAAGAACCGCGAGGTGGTCCTCTCCCAGCTGTTGTCACTAGTGTGCGACATCAAACCTGAAATCCATGTGAATTACCGCATCAATGGGTAG